In one Nicotiana tomentosiformis chromosome 6, ASM39032v3, whole genome shotgun sequence genomic region, the following are encoded:
- the LOC138893831 gene encoding uncharacterized mitochondrial protein AtMg00820-like has translation MKTRGALKKKANVALISQIEPKKVEKALKDSSRVQAMQDELTQFDKNQVWELLPKPANAAIVGTKRVFRNKLNRDGKVIQNKARLVAQMDIKSTFLNGFIDEEMYVKQPPDFEDSQFPYHVYKLTKALYGLK, from the exons ATGAAAACCAGGGGAGCTCTTAAGAAAAAGGCAAATGTAGCACTTATATCTCAAATCGAACCAAAGAAAGTTGAGAAAGCCTTAAAAGACTCCAGCAGGGTACAAGCCATGCAGGATGAACTCACTCAATTTGATAAGAATCAAGTCTGGGAACTGTTACCTAAGCCAGCAAATGCTGCCATTGTTGGAACCAAACGGGTTTTTAGAAACAAGTtgaacagagatggaaaagtaatcCAAAACAAAGCCAGATTAGTAGCTCAA ATGGATATCAAAAGTACTTTCTTAAATGGCTTTATTGATGAGGAGATGTATGTAAAACAACCTCCTGATTTTGAAGACTCACAATTTCCTTACCATGTGTATAAGTTGACTAAAGCTTTGTATGGACTCAAATAA
- the LOC104093224 gene encoding proline-rich extensin-like protein EPR1, translating to MKTPSHHHSMLYVLSLLLCFAAFFIVNNDARKLSGRDNGPLLVSKSSEDIIESSEINGFDVYLSSEDSSNSGPYGVSSPFNLPPYDSLPPVPDTPPFCLNPPSPFTLQPPPSGGGPIVNLPPSPSSTIIPSPPQQYLPPIIIPNPPQYFEPSPPTTTVPTPTVPILSPPYYYEPSPPSYYVPISPPTGVFLPPVIYPPPVVPPPPHIAPAMALWCVAKPSVPDPIIQEAMNYACASGADCDQINPSGSCFQPNTLFAHASYAFNSYWQRTKVAGGTCEFGGTAMLVTVDPSYDGCQFVYN from the exons ATGAAAACTCCATCTCATCATCACTCAATGCTATACGTTTTAAGCCTTCTTCTGTGTTTTGCAGCTTTCTTCATCGTAAATAATG ATGCTAGAAAATTAAGTGGAAGGGATAACGGCCCGCTACTAGTGTCAAAAAGTTCAGAAGACATTATTGAATCATCAGAAATCAATGGCTTCGACGTGTATTTATCTTCAGAGGATTCGTCCAATTCAGGACCTTATGGTGTCAGTTCTCCCTTCAATTTGCCACCTTATGATTCTCTTCCTCCAGTTCCAGATACCCCTCCTTTCTGTCTTAATCCACCTTCACCTTTCACTCTTCAACCTCCACCAAGTGGAGGAGGCCCAATTGTAAATCTACCTCCAAGCCCATCATCCACTATCATCCCTAGCCCACCCCAACAATATCTTCCTCCTATAATAATTCCCAACCCACCCCAATATTTTGAACCTAGTCCTCCCACAACAACTGTTCCAACCCCAACAGTACCCATTCTGAGCCCACCTTATTATTACGAGCCCAGCCCACCAAGTTATTATGTTCCAATTAGCCCACCCACTGGGGTTTTTCTTCCACCAGTGATTTACCCACCTCCGGTGGTGCCTCCACCGCCACACATAGCGCCGGCCATGGCTCTATGGTGTGTGGCAAAGCCGTCAGTTCCAGACCCAATCATTCAAGAAGCCATGAATTATGCATGTGCATCTGGAGCAGATTGTGACCAGATTAATCCCAGTGGATCATGCTTTCAGCCCAATACTTTATTTGCGCACGCCTCTTATGCCTTCAATAGTTACTGGCAGAGAACTAAGGTGGCTGGTGGCACTTGTGAATTTGGAGGCACGGCCATGCTTGTCACAGTCGATCCTA GTTATGATGGATGCCAATTCGTCTATAACTGA
- the LOC138893830 gene encoding secreted RxLR effector protein 161-like, with translation MDETKYHGMIGSLLYLTASGLDIMFSVCKCAMFQSAPKESHLTAIKRITHYLIGTVSYRLWYPRSNNFKLESFSDADLAGDKEDRKSTSGICQLLGKALIFWNSKKQGLVALSITEAEYNAIGQCCAQLLWMSHQLSDYELSFKLIQIFCDNYSDICLLKNHVHHSRAKHIDINHHFIRDHVIKGDIELSFVSTIDLLADIFSLCLRIDSAL, from the coding sequence ATGGATGAAACGAAATATCATGGAATGATTGGCTCCTTACTTTATCTAACTGCTAGTGGACTAGATATTATGTTCAGTGTGTGTAAATGTGCCATGTTTCAGTCAGCTCCTAAGGAATCGCATCTGACAGCAATAAAGAGAATAACACATTATCTCATCGGAACTGTTTCGTATAGACTATGGTACCCACGATCTAACAATTTTAAACTTGAAAGTTTTTCAGATGCTGATCTTGCAGGTGATAAGGAAGACAGGAAAAGCACCAGTGGAATATGTCAATTGCTGGGAAAGGCATTAATATTCTGGAACAGTAAGAAACAAGGCTTAGTTGCATTATCCATAACTGAGGCAGAGTATAATGCCATTGGACAGTGTTGTGCACAATTACTTTGGATGTCTCATCAACTGAGTGACTATGAATTATCTTTTAAACTtattcaaatattttgtgataaTTATAGTGATATATGCCTCTTAAAGAATCatgtgcatcattctagggcTAAACATATAGATATTAATCATCATTTCATCAGAGATCATGTCATTAAGGGAGATATAGAATTATCTTTTGTTAGCACTATTGATTTACTAGCAGACATTTTTAGCCTTTGCTTGAGGATAGATTCTGCACTTTGA